The genomic segment GGCCCTCGACATCTCGACAGTGATCCGGGGCGCGGGATGAGGATTACCATCGTCTTCGGTTGCTCTCCGCCGCTTCGAGCGTGGGCTTTGCCCACGCAAACTTCTCGGGGGGGAGGTATCGGAAGGGGGGCGGAGCCCCCCTCCGAGGATCGATGACCGTCACGGGCGTGATCCAGGCGGGCGGGAAATCGACGCGCATGGGCGGGAAGCCCAAGGCGCTGATCGAGCTCGGGGGCAAGCGGATCATCGAGCGCATCGTCGAAGCGCTGGGGACTGCGCTCTCCGACCTCCTGATCGTCACGAACACGCCCGAGAGCTACGCCTTCCTCGGCCTCCCCATGGTCCCCGATGTCTTTCCCGATCACGGCTCGCTCGGCGGGATCTATTCGGGGCTCCGCGCCGCCAGGGGTGACGCCTTCACCGTGGCGTGCGATATGCCGTTCCTCCACCCCGAGGTCGTCCGGCTCGTGGTCTCCCACGCCGGGACCGCCGACGTGGTGATCCCACGGGTGGGTGATCGGCTCGAGACGATGCACGCGCTCTATGGCAAAGCCTGCCTCCCCCACATGGAAGCGCTGCTCCGCGCGAGGCGCTTCAAGATCATCAGCTTCTTCGACAGGGTGCGCGTCCGCGAGATCCCCGAGCCCGAGGTGGCGCGCTACCGGGACCCGGCGGTTTGCTTCATGAATGTGAACACCCCCGACGAGCTCACCCGGGCCCGGGAGCTTCTCGCCGGGCTCGAAGGCACCGCGTGAGGCGCCCCGCCGCCTGGGTCCTCCTTTCAGCGCTGGCCGTCGTGGCTCTCGTGGCGCCCGTGCCCGAGCGGTTCTCCTCGCCTGTCGGGGTAGCCGAACAGGCCAAGGCCCAGCCGCCGCCGGCGGACCAGGCGAGCCTGGAATTTCTCGGCAGGCACTGGGCGCGTCCCCTGCCTCCCCAGGGCCGTCCGCCGCAGAAGTTCACCCCGATCGAGGCCTCGCTCGCCCCCAAAGACTGCGGCGTCTGCCATCCGGCCCAGCTCGCCGACTGGCGGACGAGCCTCCACGCGAAAGCGATGGGGCCCGGCGTCGCGGGTCAGCTCGTGGACATGATCCGGCAGGATCCGGCCGGCGTGCGCGATTGCCAGAACTGCCACGCCCCGCTGGCCGAGCAGCTGGAGCGCCTCGAAAAAACCGGGCGGGGGAGCTTCGTGAAGAACCCGAGCTTCTCCAGAGCCCTTCAGGCCGAGGGAATTACCTGCGCCGCCTGTCACGTCAGGGGCTGGGAGCGGTTCGGGCCTCCGAAGCCGGACGGCAGCCTGGTGTCGGCAACGGAGCGCTCTCAGCTCCCGCACAACGGCGCCACCCGGACACCGGCCTTCCTCCGCTCGGAGTTCTGCAAGAGCTGCCACCAGTTCGACGCCGACGGCTTCGCCCTGAACGGCAAGCTTCTCGAGAACACCTACGAGGAGTGGAAGGCCAGCCCGTACGCGGCGCAGGGGACCCAGTGCCAGGACTGTCACATGCCGGACCGGCGCCACCTCTGGCGGGGGATCCACGATCCCGAGATGGTGCGTTCGGGGGTGACGATCCAGCTCAAGCTCTCGAAGCCGAGCTACCGGGCTGGCGAGCAGGTGGAGGCAACCCTCACCGTGACGAACCGAGGGGTCGGCCACCTCTTCCCGACCTATCTCACGCCAAAGGTGTTTCTCAGGCTCGAGCTGGTGGATTCCGCCAGGCGGCCGCTCCCCCGGAGCCGCGAGGAGAGCGTGATCGGGCGCGAGGCCCCGCTGGACCTCTCCCGGGAGTTCTACGACACGCGCCTCGCTCCCGGCGCCACGTTCACCATGAAGTATGCCCGCAGGATCGACCGCCGAGGCCTGA from the Candidatus Rokuibacteriota bacterium genome contains:
- a CDS encoding molybdenum cofactor guanylyltransferase; this translates as MTVTGVIQAGGKSTRMGGKPKALIELGGKRIIERIVEALGTALSDLLIVTNTPESYAFLGLPMVPDVFPDHGSLGGIYSGLRAARGDAFTVACDMPFLHPEVVRLVVSHAGTADVVIPRVGDRLETMHALYGKACLPHMEALLRARRFKIISFFDRVRVREIPEPEVARYRDPAVCFMNVNTPDELTRARELLAGLEGTA